In a genomic window of Intestinimonas massiliensis (ex Afouda et al. 2020):
- a CDS encoding RNA polymerase sigma factor — MQTINLKQYYPFFKEDIFVEVSDEIVEAFLLDKRAEAARERKMFRYKAFYSLDCNDGIENAAIGWAQPSPEDYLIEKEELAEYEELIRRLYEAISSLPPMQARRVHARYMLGMKVKDIAAMEGITPSQAGKSIHAALRRLRRYFARQKWTVNL; from the coding sequence ATGCAGACCATCAATCTCAAACAATATTATCCATTTTTCAAAGAGGACATTTTTGTGGAGGTGTCCGATGAGATCGTCGAAGCGTTTCTTTTGGATAAGAGGGCCGAGGCTGCCAGAGAGCGCAAGATGTTCCGGTATAAGGCGTTTTACTCCCTCGATTGTAACGATGGAATCGAAAATGCTGCAATCGGCTGGGCGCAGCCATCGCCGGAAGATTATCTGATAGAAAAAGAAGAATTAGCCGAATACGAAGAACTGATACGGCGATTGTATGAAGCCATTTCTTCCCTGCCGCCTATGCAGGCTCGCCGTGTCCATGCCCGCTATATGCTGGGTATGAAAGTGAAAGATATTGCCGCAATGGAGGGTATCACACCATCACAGGCGGGAAAATCCATCCACGCCGCACTGCGGAGGCTGCGCCGGTACTTTGCACGTCAGAAATGGACGGTCAATCTATGA
- a CDS encoding DUF3847 domain-containing protein — protein sequence MNEKITAPQKEERQEVLKEIRQLENRKKILENKQRNEERRVRTRRLIERGAILEGIFPLAPNLSGAEVKAFLIALSHLPGAVELTANLPKSGDTP from the coding sequence ATGAACGAAAAAATTACAGCCCCACAAAAAGAAGAACGGCAGGAAGTCCTGAAGGAGATCCGGCAGCTTGAGAACCGCAAGAAGATTTTGGAGAACAAGCAGCGGAACGAAGAACGCAGGGTTCGCACCCGCCGCCTGATTGAGCGCGGAGCCATTTTGGAGGGTATTTTTCCGCTGGCTCCCAACCTTTCCGGCGCAGAGGTCAAAGCATTTCTAATTGCCCTGTCCCATCTTCCGGGGGCTGTGGAATTGACTGCAAACCTGCCAAAATCCGGGGACACGCCATAA
- the mobQ gene encoding MobQ family relaxase, translated as MCATGYRTSASGCPVPCGLNTPHRKEAIPIDFCHIPVSIIKRSEGRSAVAAAAYRSGTKLTNEWDGLTHDYTRKGGVVHAEIMLPAHAPPEFADRSTLWNSVEQVEKARDSQLAREIEAALPRELSREQQLALVRAYVKDNFVDKGMCADFAIHDKGTGNPHVHIMLTVRPLKENGGWGAKCRKAYDLDENGQRIPDGKGGWKNHREDTTDWNDKGNVEIWRAAWAAYTNRALEAAGHPALVDHRSYKRQGIDKIPSVHLGPAASQMEKRGIRTDKGEVNRQIAADNKLLKEIKARITRLYNWSKAEAEKPEGQQPSMVDLWEAQQQLKRPDTRTGKIRALQESAALFSFLQANGIQSMQQLHEKIADMNTRYYDLRREIVKAERRIAVLTERGEMWAQYNEYKTVHKQLARVKPEKRELFEQRHSRELILYDAAARYLKELKASGEEITPKEWRREIDLLAAQKQVDSIDMKAMREELKAVERLRKAADQLARQERDKSRDRGPER; from the coding sequence TTGTGCGCCACAGGTTACAGAACATCCGCAAGCGGCTGTCCCGTCCCCTGCGGCCTGAATACCCCTCACCGAAAGGAGGCGATCCCCATAGATTTTTGCCATATCCCCGTCAGTATCATCAAGCGCAGCGAGGGCCGTTCCGCTGTTGCCGCAGCCGCCTACCGCAGCGGAACCAAGCTGACGAATGAATGGGACGGCCTGACCCATGATTACACCCGCAAAGGCGGCGTTGTCCATGCGGAAATCATGCTGCCCGCCCATGCCCCGCCAGAGTTTGCAGACCGCTCCACCCTCTGGAACAGTGTGGAGCAGGTCGAGAAAGCCAGGGACAGTCAGCTTGCCCGCGAGATCGAGGCGGCCTTGCCCCGTGAACTGTCCAGGGAACAGCAGCTTGCCCTTGTCCGGGCCTATGTGAAGGACAACTTTGTGGACAAGGGGATGTGCGCTGACTTTGCCATCCATGACAAGGGAACCGGCAACCCCCATGTCCATATCATGCTGACCGTTCGGCCCTTAAAAGAAAATGGCGGATGGGGCGCGAAGTGCCGCAAGGCATACGACCTGGACGAGAACGGCCAGCGCATCCCGGACGGGAAAGGCGGCTGGAAGAACCACCGGGAGGACACCACCGACTGGAACGACAAAGGGAATGTGGAGATTTGGCGGGCGGCATGGGCGGCTTATACCAACCGGGCATTGGAGGCCGCCGGTCATCCCGCCCTGGTAGACCACCGCAGCTACAAGCGACAGGGCATTGATAAAATCCCCTCTGTCCACCTGGGGCCAGCGGCCAGCCAGATGGAGAAGCGCGGTATCCGCACCGACAAGGGAGAAGTCAACCGGCAGATCGCCGCCGACAACAAGCTGCTGAAAGAAATCAAGGCCCGCATTACCCGCCTCTACAACTGGTCGAAGGCCGAGGCCGAGAAGCCGGAGGGCCAGCAGCCCAGCATGGTTGACTTGTGGGAGGCCCAGCAGCAGCTCAAGCGGCCCGACACCCGCACCGGCAAAATCCGGGCTTTGCAGGAGAGCGCCGCCCTGTTCAGCTTTTTGCAGGCAAACGGCATCCAGTCCATGCAGCAGCTCCATGAAAAAATCGCAGATATGAACACCCGCTACTATGACCTGCGGCGAGAGATCGTTAAGGCCGAGCGCCGGATTGCTGTCCTCACTGAGCGCGGGGAAATGTGGGCGCAGTACAACGAGTACAAGACTGTCCACAAGCAGCTTGCCAGGGTAAAGCCGGAGAAGCGGGAACTGTTCGAGCAGCGCCACAGCCGGGAACTGATCCTCTATGACGCGGCGGCCCGGTATCTGAAAGAACTGAAAGCCAGCGGCGAGGAAATCACCCCGAAGGAATGGCGGCGTGAGATTGACCTGCTGGCCGCACAGAAACAGGTGGACAGCATCGACATGAAAGCCATGCGGGAGGAACTGAAAGCCGTGGAACGGCTCCGCAAGGCCGCCGACCAACTGGCCCGCCAGGAACGGGACAAATCCCGCGACCGGGGGCCGGAGCGGTAA
- a CDS encoding type II toxin-antitoxin system YafQ family toxin: MKRDIVWTTKFKKDYKLAMKRHMDIGLLDDIIRALSRGEKLPEKNKDHELTGDWVGHRECHIQPDWLLIYRIEDDVLVLTLARTGTHSDLFDK, translated from the coding sequence ATGAAGCGCGACATTGTTTGGACAACAAAGTTCAAAAAGGACTACAAGCTGGCGATGAAGCGTCACATGGACATCGGTCTGCTGGATGACATTATCCGGGCCTTGTCGCGGGGCGAAAAATTGCCAGAGAAAAACAAAGACCATGAGCTGACCGGCGATTGGGTGGGGCATCGGGAATGCCACATTCAGCCGGACTGGCTGCTCATCTATCGCATTGAGGACGATGTGCTGGTGCTGACGCTGGCCCGCACCGGGACGCACAGCGACCTGTTCGATAAATGA
- a CDS encoding type II toxin-antitoxin system RelB/DinJ family antitoxin, whose product MANTTNFSVRMDSDIKKQCETLYNELGVNLTTAINVFLRQSLRAGGFPFEVRLEQPNKETIAAMLEAERIARDPSVKHYSDVEEALRELKR is encoded by the coding sequence ATGGCTAACACGACAAATTTCAGCGTCCGTATGGACAGCGACATCAAAAAGCAGTGCGAAACGCTTTACAATGAATTAGGCGTGAACCTTACCACAGCGATCAATGTCTTTCTGCGTCAGTCGCTCCGCGCCGGTGGCTTTCCCTTTGAAGTCAGGCTGGAACAGCCCAACAAGGAAACCATTGCCGCCATGTTGGAGGCAGAACGGATTGCGCGTGATCCCAGCGTGAAGCACTACTCCGATGTGGAAGAAGCCCTCCGGGAGCTGAAAAGATGA
- a CDS encoding cysteine-rich VLP domain-containing protein has translation MKKSKPDPIPVMDYRQYRRARRLVHECCNYDGGHCIALDDGEECVCVQSISYSLLCQWFRAAVLPLDRELETALFHCLDAKRCAVCGALFTPGSNRAKYCPECAGRMKRIKAAQRKRKQRAKCHALGAENPL, from the coding sequence ATGAAGAAAAGCAAGCCTGACCCCATCCCCGTCATGGACTACCGCCAGTACCGCAGAGCGCGGCGGCTGGTACATGAGTGCTGCAACTATGACGGCGGCCACTGTATCGCGCTGGACGATGGGGAGGAATGTGTCTGTGTCCAGTCTATTTCCTACTCCCTGCTGTGTCAGTGGTTCCGGGCGGCGGTGCTGCCGCTGGACAGGGAACTGGAAACGGCCCTGTTCCACTGCCTGGACGCCAAACGGTGCGCCGTCTGCGGGGCGTTGTTCACACCCGGCTCCAACCGGGCCAAATACTGCCCGGAATGTGCCGGACGCATGAAGCGTATCAAGGCCGCCCAGCGCAAGCGCAAACAGAGGGCGAAATGTCACGCTTTAGGGGCCGAAAACCCCTTGTAA